One Alnus glutinosa chromosome 13, dhAlnGlut1.1, whole genome shotgun sequence genomic window, TTTCATTATTGTTATGCTTTTACTACTTCCCTAGTGTCCAACATCTAAACTTACCATGTTGATTTCAAGCTTCAATGACATTTACAATTGAACTCAGCCGTTTCAACACCAAACAAGGTGTAATACATTCCAACACAGAAGTACAAAAGATGGCAATGCTACTGACCCGTTATCATCCGTAATAAGAACTTTGAGCCCTGGAAAGTTTGTCTGACCATGATTTGCTGGCACTTTAGGTACGAAAGGAAGCTTGGATTCATTAGATAGCTCTGGAATTCCTAGTTTCACGACAAAAGAGGCAGTAGATCCCTTTCCAAGACCTTCACTTTCAAgccaaatatgtccctccataAGATTTACAAACCTGATCAAACCATGCAAAAGGAAAAAGCATTACAGCTACATTTACATATGAAAAAGAATCTTTTTAAAGAACTTAGTTATTACTCTGCAAATACTGGAATGCCAAAAACAGGCAGAGATCACTATTCAAGCTGATTGTATAACCTAACAATTACCTCTTACAAATTGCAAGGCCAAGTCCGCTGCCACCAGAATTTGTAGTTGCTTGTGATTGAGTTTGCGAGAATTTCGTAAAGAGCTtaggcatatcctgggggctaaTTCCTGATCCTGAATCTTTCACCTATAATTGAAGAGAAAAGGTAAATGTACACAACTAGCTTTTAACATAAAACAACTAAGCATCCTCAGACTGAAGGATTTCAATAGAATATTGAAGAAACGAACCTGTACACGCAAATAAAAGTGATTATCACTTGGCACAAGAAAGAAGTCCTGTGCTCGAGAATCTCTTAAAGATTCTGATTTTGCAACAAAAGCAGTGATTGAGATGCTGCCCTCTCTAGAAAACTTCACAGCATTACCAACAACATTTAGAATAGTTTGCATAAGGCGTTTTTCATCACCTACAGCATACACTGGCAAATCTTGTGCTAAAGTTAATGTAACCAACAACTTCTTGACGGATGCAACAGGCTTGATCAAGTTAAGGACCTGAGATGCGAAAAATTGAACTTACTACAACAAGCATCTAAAGAAATCCATGTATATcctaacttcaaaaaaaaaaaaaaaaaaatgtatatccTAATGTCGCAagtcaataaaaaagaaataatatttggcAGAAATTGATAGACCTACCTCCTTAAATACAGAATGAAGGTCAAAAGTTCCAAGGTCAAGTTGAAGGCTGCCATCTTCGAGCCTTGAAAGATCTAATACATCATTTATGAGAGTAGCCAAAAGATTACTACTCTTTAATATTGTTTCGACCATCAGGCGCTGCTCAGGTGTGAGCTCGGTTTCCTGCAGCAAGGAAGAAAGTGCAATGATTGCATGCATGGGAGTTCTCATCTCATGGTTCATAACTGCCAAGAAATCATTGCGAGCACGAATTGCTGTTTCTGCTTCTCTCCTGGCCAGATCTAGAGCAACATTCTGCTCCATAAGAAGATCCCTTGCCCGCATCGACTCTTCTAATATTGCAGCATGTGAGAGAGCAACGGCCACCTGGCCCAAcagtaaaaatacataaatgaGCACACTTTCTAACAGTAATTTGTGAGCCATAATAGATACCGTCTTCTTTTAGTTGCAAGTAATTGCCCAATGTCCATGGAATTACGTTCTATTACTATATTCTCTAACAATGTTATTGGTGTCTATTCAAGTTTCATGTTTATAGCCACCACAGCAAAAGTTATGTAGGAGTTGCCTAAGAGTGTTATTATAACTCAATCTGTAACAGATCCCATTATAAGGACTCATACGCATATAATACAGTGGATGTATTACACTTCAATCTGAGGGAATAGGAACTTGGCTTCTCTGAGATCATAGTCAGTTATCCACTTCACGGTATGCAGGCAGCTCCACGATAAACAGACCTGTCATACAATAACTTTAGGtctcttcttttgttcttttattattattattattattattattacacatTCCTGTTGAATATCTCGTGTGTAATAGGATACATGCTTTTGTTCTTCTAATAcaagttttaattaaatttagattCAAAAGAAGAGCAAATATTTTACTAAGTAAAAATACTAGGACAAGGGGGTGGCTGTGAAAGTTAGATGATCTTTTAGGTGTGCTTGATGGTTTCAATCTCACAGCAGGGTCACCAAGATATTACATAAGAGGAACTGAGGAAACACTTTGTAACCTACTCAAGCCTACTTCTCCAAGATGTAAACAGTAACAACTTCACAGGTGCCCTATTTTTGatgcaactatatatatatatatatattttgataattaaatgaaattttataaaataaaaaaaaagcgtTAGGCGCCCCTCTAAGTACATTGGAAGTatgcaactatatatatatatatatatccatctcTACCCTTTCAAAAGCACTActtatttccttctttttttgtttttgttttttggacgAGGAACCGCTCCAAGGCAAGACCACTTCATGCACCCGCCCCGGTCGGGTAAACCTTGGACCTGTGCAAAGTGCTCCCTTCACACGAATCGGGTAATATTCTGGCTTTGCTAGCGGGCAGGCACCAAGAAATTGTTTGCACTTAAGGGGATTCGAACTTTAGACCTGATAGAAATGCCACCATGACCaaggcccttaccacttgagccaaccccttacTTCCATCAACACATATAGCATCAAGGGTCATTCAAGATATCTAGGACTCATGTTCTCTATACATAAGATATTTTATAGTTCTCCTCTCTAGAagagaaaaactcaaaataccAAAGACAATTTCTTTTTACACgttatgatatttttttaatcaaatgtaATTATTAGGAAATACCCCAGTCCAAAATTGGACATAAATGGAAATCAAAGATATGAAAGTTTAATTTAGCAACTTCCTTTTCAATGAAAACAAGTGAAGTAAAATAAATCTCATGTCAAGAAGATAAAGGGTAAGTTCAGACCTGATCGGCGACTACTTCAACCAGCTCTAACTCATGAACATGCCATTGCCTTGCACTATCTGAGGGCAGCATCAAGACCATCAAAGCATATCGTTTTGTCGAGAGCTCTGGCCAATCATTAATTTGGAAGTTAGAGAGATGTAGGAGTGGGACACGAACAGCAACAACCTCTCCGGGCATGTGTTTTCCTGCAAGAGGCCGTAGCCTTGCCACTGGACAATTTGGTGATATTTTTCCTGCACGGTTACTACTGAAAACTTGATTGATCACAGGAAGATGAATAGGCACAGTAAGTCCAACTGGGTTCTGCTGACGGAGAGTGTAGGAGAGTTGAAGCTCCAATCCAGTACGTGTTGGCATCCACAAGGCACACTCTTCCAATGCCAAAGTTCTACCCAGCTCAACAAGAGTGGTTTTCAGTATGGTATGTCTATCAAGAGTGCTTCTGATCTCATGGGTCAACATCCTCACATGACGACCTGTTTCTTCTTGCGTACGAATCAAGCCCATTTCTCTATCAAGCTCTGCAGCCTTGTTTTTCAAGAACAGTTCTCTGGTTTTAACACTCAATAAATCAGGAATAATATGTACAAGCATGAGGGCAGTTGCACATGACACCACTGCAGTTAAAACCTTTGCAGTGGTCATTACTATCGCCACAGTTCTCGAGTGTGTGGTAAAAGTCCATAAGTTAATAAGGTGTGTTGCCCCACATAGAACTATGAAAGCACCAAACTGAACAAGGACCCATCTATATGGAAACACCGAAGATTTCTTGACAAAATAGATCAGCTCTAGAGGGATAGAGAAATAAGCGAGTGCAATGAAGAAATCCGATATATATTGATACTTCATCAACAATTCATCAGCTGGCCATTGTGGATCAATGCAGTTGCACGACTCCATAGTGACTGAACCACCTCAGCCGATACTTCCTCTTTCACATGCCTACAACACAAGCATAGAAACTAGTAAAATTAAAGCAGAAGATACACCACAAATACATACATCTATATAAgctttcccaaaaaaatatttcccagGAAAATTGTTTTTGAGATAAGGAAGAAAGATGAAAGGAACTTGTAATATAAGAGGATACTGTTGCTGTAGGTGGAACTAAGGATTCCTGATGAAATTTCTCCCAGAAAATGTTCATGAATATTTGAGCATTGGAACTTTAGATAGAACCGAAACGAATTTGTTCTTGGGAAAACTCTTTTCGGCCTTAATGCAAACGGATAGTTTAGAAAGTTGATGTGAATTCTATACTGCCTATTTACCAGATTCAGGAAAGTGTATAACTTTTACACCCAAATCGAAAACCATgcagaaggagaaaaaaaaaaaaaaactacttttccAAGTAAAAAGAGGAAAGAATAAGAAGCTGAAAACAAAGAAGATTAGGAATGGTGAACTTTCTCCAAGATTCACCCAACCCACAAAAATTATCTGAGCATCACACAACCTCACACAcaatcaaatcaaaacaaataatcTTTATAACAATTTCCCCAATTAGTAAGTCCAGTAGCAATAAAACCACTTATAAATacatacacaaacacacacacacaaaagaaaatatattaaaaaagaaaaaaaaagggcagtCAGAAGGGATTCTCTCTTTAAGGCAACAAAAAGATCTCATCATAAGAAATTTGATTCCTTACCAAAGGGTAGTTCAGACGAAGAAAATCACGAGAAAATTTTGTGGGTCATTGGCCTTAGTAGAAACGGCGGTCTTCCGGCGATGCCTCGCCGGAATCCCGTGATGGGAAGGAATGAAGAAGCCGGCAGGTGTAGCCGAAGCTACAGATGTCGGTCCTCGCCTCGAGAATGTAAGATCCAAAGAAAGCTTCAATTTAGGGAGAAAACCGGTCAGTTCCGGCGACGCAAAAGGGGCTTTGGGGTTCTGTGTGTAcggagaagaagaggagaaatgGAGGAGAAGTGAAGCGGAAGAGGAGAAAAGggggtattattattattattattattattaattttttttttttttttcagatttttgttGCGGATTCCAAGGGTAAAGGCAGATGTATTAAATACGACTTGAGCTCAGTGAGTGTTGTGTAATGTGTGatcacacatacatacatacattaCATATGCATATGCGTCACATGAGAGCATCATATAAATGAAGTCCCCATTCAATGCACCGGGCAGAAGGCTCCTTTAACCTAAACTCCcagaccaaaaaaataaaaaaataaaaaggttccAAACGCACTAGTATAGTAAGTGAGATCACGAGAGAACACAAATTTGAAGTAAAGGGGaaactgattttttttcgtacaaattttaattattttcttttatatataaactCATATAAAAATAAGTTGGAAAGTTTTAGTGGGCATTAAATGGTGAATAACATGAATTTAGtctaaaataatgttaagagaATTAGGTGGATTCTGAAATCAAAACTAAGCATGGCCTAAGAATAGGACAAAAGTTGACGAAGACAGATTGGCAAAGAGATGATCATATTATAAGGGGAGGGAAACCTTAATGCCTTTTTAGGGCGGAAGAATTTGAGTTTGTTGTAATAAATAAacagagatagagatagagatagagaaagagaaagatacGTTTCCCTACCTTTTCCTATCAAATTATCACCTGatatgatgatatatatattaatgaattgGAAAGCCAATTTTGTCTTCCCATATAATCAATCTATAATGAAAACAACCCTTTTAATTTGATCAATTGAACCATGGCGGCTTAGACTTTTTAGAGCAGTTGAGGGGTCCATATTTTTACTCAAACTTCCCCCCTCTATTTCCTAGGCCCTGTCCCCAACAATGATTACGAGATACTCTAAATCAACCATTCATCAGCCTAATTGAAAGAAAGTTGGATAGATATTTCTCTTTATATTCCAAAGCTCCAGAGtaactatttttttcaaacaaggAATCAGCATAGTCTTATTTTCCAGAGTAATTCAAGAAAATATGTTTATATGACTGTAAGAATAGCCACACACATCACCCCTGACCAGCTACCAAACTAATCAATCAGAGAAACTAAGCATAGTAAAAGGCAACTTCCTCAAAGAGATTTGACTGAAGAAATTTGTGTCTAGACCACGGGAAGTCAATGAAACCAGTTGAATTTCACATGCGCAGGCCCATGGATCCTACAATTTCCCATGTTTTATGTTGGTCTACCAGCAAATAATCATCCACAATGAGATATATGCTCATGCCAACCTGCAAATCTAAAATCAACTTATATAataacaaaactacaacaagaGCACTAACAATAACAATACTTCCTGTTATGTAATCTAACACTTGGAGTTATCACTAAATGCATAAACATCATTGTCCCCAGCAATCTTCAATATCCaaatagtaaaaaatttacattCACTGTCATTTCTGAACATGCCAAATACAGGCAAGAGACCCATAGTTGGTTCAGCAAAACCGCAAAGCAGCTTCCAGCTCCTTTTCATCAGCGCAATTATATCCTAACAGATATGCTCGTGCTGCGACACACATCATAATGAGATTATATAAAAAGAGTTTCAGAAGatcataaacatatataaaagaattgagagaagaagaaaaaaaagaagagaagagtaaTTTTCATTACCAAAGCGGCCAGAGCCCATGAATGGTTCTGCTTCATCTGTCACACCACCTTGTTGTACTTCctgaaatttttttgggggtACACGTTACAATCAAATGAAGCAAACATGCCAGTGTGTTTGTTGATGATACAGGAAGTGAAAAGATAATATTGCTAGCCACAAAATGGAACATTTATTATCATTGGGAAGAACAAAATGAGTCTAAACATTTcacaacagaaaaaaaaaaagaaaaaaaaaagaaaagaagaagtttcttttttccttttttactttGGCCAGCATAAGAATCTCAATTGGTAATCTGTGTAAGAATCGGAATTGGTATGTAAGGCTCCGCCTAAAGTGACCAACAGCTGTGCATTTTAACTTGGCTAGGCAAGAAATAACGCGCAGCTAAAGATATTCATGTTCAAAAAGATGGTCCAGACACAGGACATcagataataaataaatttccaaTGTAGAATATATCGCGAAGCACATCTACATAAACCAACTGCATATAATCATAGTACATCATCCTTAAGAAACATGTAATTTTTGGCATCAACTATAAGAACAAGAACATTAAAGAACACAATGGAAAGAAAGAATTAGACATTCATTCATTTggggtcctctctctctctctctctctctctctctctctctctctctttgggaaaaatgaaaatctcACAGATttccaaatttccaataaaaatacaaaaatcatCTGACTCCATGTTTTTCTAAACAACTTGAGAAGATTATTTGATGGGAGAAAATCGACATACGGAAGCCTAGTTTTGTCCAACAGGGTAAATCCTCTCACCTCTTCTGATATAGTCTAGAACTGAGGGTAGAGGGAACCAACTCTGACTAAAAGTCTCATTGCAAGAAAAACAATTGAGAGTAACTGACTCATCccgaaaaggaaaaagaaagggtAAAAGAAATTTATACTCACAGCATCTGGCTCCATTTCGGATGGTGAAAGTAACCTATCAAAACAATGCCCAGATATTGTACAGACCAAAAGCTCGTTGGTGGGATCCATAACAACTTCTTTGCATGTATCATCACAGACTAGAAAAggaaacatataaaaatattcataagCTTCAAAGTCCCTGCATTAAGCTATTACTAACTATTTGTACAGATTAACATATAAAAGGGTTGCCATTCTGAGAAGA contains:
- the LOC133854086 gene encoding ethylene receptor, giving the protein MESCNCIDPQWPADELLMKYQYISDFFIALAYFSIPLELIYFVKKSSVFPYRWVLVQFGAFIVLCGATHLINLWTFTTHSRTVAIVMTTAKVLTAVVSCATALMLVHIIPDLLSVKTRELFLKNKAAELDREMGLIRTQEETGRHVRMLTHEIRSTLDRHTILKTTLVELGRTLALEECALWMPTRTGLELQLSYTLRQQNPVGLTVPIHLPVINQVFSSNRAGKISPNCPVARLRPLAGKHMPGEVVAVRVPLLHLSNFQINDWPELSTKRYALMVLMLPSDSARQWHVHELELVEVVADQVAVALSHAAILEESMRARDLLMEQNVALDLARREAETAIRARNDFLAVMNHEMRTPMHAIIALSSLLQETELTPEQRLMVETILKSSNLLATLINDVLDLSRLEDGSLQLDLGTFDLHSVFKEVLNLIKPVASVKKLLVTLTLAQDLPVYAVGDEKRLMQTILNVVGNAVKFSREGSISITAFVAKSESLRDSRAQDFFLVPSDNHFYLRVQVKDSGSGISPQDMPKLFTKFSQTQSQATTNSGGSGLGLAICKRFVNLMEGHIWLESEGLGKGSTASFVVKLGIPELSNESKLPFVPKVPANHGQTNFPGLKVLITDDNGVSRTVTKGLLVHLGCDVTSVSSSEECLRVVSHEHQVVFVDVCAPGIDGYELAVGIREKFTKRHEKPLIVALAGNTDNVTKENCMRVGINGVILKPVSVDKMRSILSELLEHRVLFEAV